The segment GGCTGACCGATGAAAGCATATTGGCGATTGACATGGGCGCAGCTGTTGCTCTTTATACGAAATAAGAACACCATCATCTGGTCATTAATCCTTCCTGTTTTGATGATCCTCGCCCTGGGCACTTTTCTGGGAAAGGGAACGGATCAGTTTCAATTGACTCTGGCCGTGGCAGACGAAGACGACACGACTGCCTCCCGGGCCCTGGTGAAGTCCCTGGCTGAAACCGGTCCGGGGTTTGCGACGGTGAACACCACCCGCGCCGAAGGGATGTCCCGGGTGAAGCAGGGAGATGCCCAAGCCTTGGTTGTGCTGAAGCGGGGCTTGGGGGAACGCTTGCGTTCCGCCGAAGGCGGGGACCGGGGAGCAGGAGATTCTTCCGCGTTGGTTTCCCTCTACCTGGACCGGAGCAATCCCACTGTTTCCCAAGTGGGGTCCACGGTGATCGGTGAAGCGGTGGACCGACTGAACAAGGAAGCAGTAAACTACCGGCCTCCCGTCGGGATGGAAGTGGTCAACATCCAGACCCGGCCCTTGGGCTATATCGACTTTTTGGTACCGGGGATTTTGTCCCTGATGATCATGAGTAATAACCTGAACGGAGTGGCCGCCACCATCGCTTCCTGGCGGGAGCGGGGCATCCTGCGCCGGATGCAGGGAACCCCATTGAAGAGCTCCACCTTTATCGCCGCCCAGATCACGGCGCGGGTGTTGTTGAACGGTTTGCAGGCGGTGCTGTTGATCCTGGTGGCCTATTTTGTCTACGGTGTCCATGTCTACGGGTCATGGGTGCTGCTCCTCATGTTCCTGCTGCTGGGGACACTCACCTTTATGTCCATGGGCTTCATCATTGCCAGTCTGACCCGAACTCCGGAAAGTGCCGGCCCGATCGCGGGTATGATCTCCTTTCCGATGATCTTTGTCGGCGGTATATTCTTTCCCGTACGGGATCTGCCGGGGATCTTGCAACCGGTGGTGAAAGCGATCCCCATCGGTTATCTGACCGACGCGCTCCGGGCGGTGATGAATGAAGGGGCCACCTTGGCCCAGACGGCGACCCCGGCGACAGTGCTGACGGCCTGGCTGGTCGTCTCATTCACGGTGGCTTCCCTCACCTTCCGGTGGGATGTGAAATAAGGAGAGGGGGAAACAGAGCATGATCCTGGGAATCGGTACGGATTTGGCCGAAATTTCCCGGATTCGCCGCGTTGGACTCCGGCGACTGGCCGGGCGGATCCTCTCCAAAGAAGAGATGGCGTGGATGCCGGAATCTGATCGACGCCGGGAGGAATGGCTCGCCGGTCGTTTTGCCGCCAAAGAGGCGGTGGCCAAAGCGACAGGAACCGGAATCGGGGGGCGCCTCAGCTTTCGGGACATCGAAATCTTTAATGACGACAGGGGAAAACCATATGTGCGGATCGCCTCCGAAGTGTTGATGGGATTGGGTTGGGGGCGGGATGTCACCATCCATCTTTCCATCACCCACAGTGGAGACCATGCCCTCGCCTTTGTGGTTGTGGAAGGCGGATAGTCCCCTGATCGCCTGTCATCCTTGTCTGCATATCCGGACAGGTCCGGTCATATAGTTATAACGCGGTTGGGAGGGAGTTGTTTGTATCTCTGTACTGCACAGGAGATGCGCGATCTGGACCGGTACACCATCGACAGGATGGGTTTGCCGGGGATGGTTCTGATGGAAAATGCGGGCCGGGAGGCGGCCCGTGCATTGTTGGAGCGCTTTCCGGAAGCGAAGAAGGCTGTGGTTTTGGCCGGTTCGGGCAACAATGGCGGAGACGGCTTTGTCATCGCCCGTCACCTGGCTGCTGCCGGTTGGGAGGTTTCTGTTCACTACTTCGGACAGGTGGAGAAGATGTCCCCGGAGACACGGACTTTTTACGGGGTTTGCCGGCAGATGGGAATTCCCGTCGCAGGTGGGAACGGGTCGGAGGAGCTGATCGGCAACGCCGATGTGGTGGTGGATGCCTTGCTGGGAACCGGAGTTCGGGGGGAGCTGCGGGAGCCCCTCCGAACTCTGATCCGCCAGGTGAACCGGGCTTGTCGGGGGTTTGTGCTCGCCGTTGACGTCCCGAGCGGAGTGGACACCGACACGGGAGCCGTGCTCGGGGAGGCGATCCGTGCCGATCTGACGGTCACCTTTGCCGCTGCCAAGTGGTGCCACTTCCTGCGCCCTGCCGCTGAATACCGGGGGGAGCTGAAAGTGGTCGATATCGGGATTCCTCCGGCGGTGGTGGAACAGAATCCACCCCGGGCCCGGCTCAACCGGCCGTCCCTGTGGGAGAAGCACCTGTCTCCCCGATCTCCCTGGAGTCATAAAGGGTCCCATGGCCATCTCCTGGTACTGGGTGGATCCAGGGGAATGCTGGGAGCCGCCGCCCTCTCCGGAATGGCTTCCCTTCGAGCGGGAGTCGGGATGACGACCTTGGGGGTCCCCCGCGGGCAGGAGGGGCCCTTGGCCGCCAAGGTGACGGAGCCCTTGATATGGGGTTGGCCCGATGGGCCGGAAGGCTGTTTTTCCGGGGAATTTCCGATGGATTGGGAAGAGCGGGCACCCCGATTCACCGCCGTTGCCATCGGTCCCGGTCTGGGCCGCTTTACAAGGGAGAAGCCTTGGTTGGAACGGTTGCTGCGGGAAGTGCCCGTCCCCGTTGTCCTGGATGCCGATGGGCTCAATATTCTCTCCGGGAACCTGTCCATCCTGAAACAACGGCAGGGGGCGACGGTGTTGACCCCCCATCCCGGGGAGATGGCCCGTCTGTTGGGAGTCTCCGTGGGTGAAGTGGAATCTTCCCGGCACCGGGCGGCCGTCGATTTGGCAAGGAGATATGGAGTGACGACGGTATTGAAAGGCACCTTTACCGTGATCGCTTTTCCCGACGGCCGGCAAGTGATCCATCCTGAATCGTCTCCCGCCCTAGCCAAGGCGGGGTCCGGGGATGTGCTCACGGGGATTCTGGGGGGCATGTTGGCCCGGGGGATCCCGGTGGAGAGTGCAGTTCCCCTGGGAGTTCACCTGCATAGCTCGGCCGGCCGGTCGGCCGCAGTCGATTCGGCTCACTCCGTCCTCGCTTCCGATGTGATCCATCATCTCGGGAGTGCCATCCATCAGATCCGTTGATCGTACCCGTGCCCGACCGACACATCTCTCGGGAACCGGGCGGCCCCCGCTCCCACAGGGAAAGGGATGATGAAATGCGTCGGACCGCGTGGGTAGTCGCCGTTGTCATGGTGGTCGCAGTCGCACTCACCGGCTGCGGTGAAAAGAGTCCGGATCAAATCGTGAAGGATCTGTCCAAGCTGACGGATAAAATGAAGGGGTACAAAAGCCACGGCAAGATGGTGATCCATTCCGGGACCGCTCCTCAGGAATACGATGTGGAGGTCTGGTACAAAAAGCCTCATTTTTACCGTGTTTCCCTTAAAAACACCAAAAAAGACGTCACCCAGATCCTGCTCAGGAACGACGAAGGCGTTTTTGTCTTGACTCCCCACCTGGAGAAGAGTTTCCGCTTTCAGAGCGACTGGCCGGAGAACGGAGGCGGACAGGTGTATCTGTACCAATCCTTGCTGAAAAGCATCGTCGATGATTCTTCCCGCAAAATCACCAGCTCCGAAAAGGAGTACCATTTTGATGTTCAGGCCAACTACAGTCAGAACAAATCGATGAACCGACAACGCATCCGGATGGACAGGGATTATATTCCGCAAAAGGTGGAAGTGCTGAATGAAGAGGACCAGGTGTTGGTGGAGGTCACCTTTGACAAATTTGATGAGGATCCCTCCTTTGACAAGAACGCCTTTGACATGGAACGGAATATGACCGGCTATGCCGGCAGAACCGTTCCCACTCTGGCCAAGAAACAGAAAAAAGGAAAGGAAAAAGAGGTGAATGCGGTCGCCCCCGCCTGGATCCCGGAAGGCAGCCGGCTGGCGGATGAAACCACCGTGGAGACCCCGGAGGGCAAGCGGGTGATCATGCGTTACAAAGGCCAAAAACCCTTCACCTTGACGCAGAAGCGACCGGAAGCGGTGGAAGCCAGCCTGCAGGCTTACGGGAAGCCCCTCGACCTGGGATACACGATGGGCGTCTTTCTGGACATGGACGGAAAGAGACATCTCTCCTGGACATATGACGGTGTGGATTTTGAACTCCTTGGCGAACTGCCGGAATCACAGATGGCACAGATCGCCCGCTCCGTTTTTGAACAGAAAGATAAATGACCCGCCCGCCACCTTCGGTGGCGGGCCGTTTTTTACGGAGGAGGGAAAATCTAACATCGGGCCGACGCTCAGTTTTTCTTGCAAAGCCGGAGTCCAATGATAGGATGAAAGAGAAGGTGTAACGCCTGCCGAGCCTTTCCATCAGCTCCGGATGGACCCTTCAGAAGTTTTGCAATCAGGGTCAGCCAATTGTATGATATTCGTTAGAAATCGCTTTTGAACAAAAAAGGAGAACGAGATGGAGAAGGAAGCGATCCACGACGAGCATACCCGTTTCACAGTTCTGCTTTACCGGAAGAGCCGGGGCTTGCGTCTGGGAGAGGTCGGGGTGTTTCTGGCCGGGCTGTTGGGGATGTTGCCTTTCTTTGAGCTGAGATCGGCCCCCTTCGTCATCGCCCTCCTCCTGTGGGCAGCAGTGGTCATGGCCGGCTTGCCCGCCTTGTACCGGGCGCTTCTCCGGCCCAGATACACCTTGTATCCGGACCGGTTGGTGATGCGGATGAAAGGAAAACGGGAAGAAGTCCCCCTTTCCCAAGTGAAGCCCAGTTACACCCTTCCCTATCTGTATCAGATCCGTGGGAAGGAGACAGCGCTTCTGGTCAGCGACCCTTTTTTGGAATCCCTGAGTGCGCAACTGAAACTGAATCAATCCGGGATCAAATCCAATGGAAAAGAGTAACCGATATTTTCGTGATACGGTGGCACTCATTGATTTGGATGCCATCACCCACAACGTGAGTCAATTTCGTCGCCGTCTGCCTGCCGGTTGCCGGCTGATGGCGGCAGTCAAAGCCAATGCGTACGGCCACGGTTCCGTTCCGGTCTCCCGGGCGGCATTGGCTGCCGGCGCCACCGATTTGGCCGTCGCTTTTTTGGACGAGGCCCTGGAGCTGCGGGCAGGGGGAATCACTGCCCCGATCCTGGTGCTCGGACATATCCCCGATCGGGGAATCGAACCGGCACTCAAAGCGGGGATCACGCTGACTGTCTTCGATGAGGCGGGAGTGGAGAAGATCGCCGAGGTGGCAGCCCGCACCGGCCGCCGGGCCCGGCTCCATATCAAAGTGGATACCGGAATGGGCCGGATCGGCCTGTGGGAAGATGCCGCCGTCCCCTTTGCCGAACGATGGGCCCGGGATCCCCGGGTGACGGTGGAGGGATTGTTCACCCATTTTGCCACTGCCGACGAGATGGACAAGAGTTACGCCGTGGAGCAGCATGGTCGTTTTCTGCGGGTACTCCAACAATTGCAGGACAGGGGAATCCGAATCCCCGTGGTCCACTGTGCCAACAGTGCCGCCGCCATCGACCTGCCCGAATGGTCCCATGGCATGATCCGGTTGGGCATCAGCATGTACGGTTACTATCCCTCGGCACAGGTGAGCCGGGTAAGGGTTCGACTGCGTCCCGCCCTGACTCTGAAAACCCGGATCGTCCACCTGAAGCGCCCTCCCGCCGGGACGGGAATCAGTTACGGAAAGACAGCGATGGTCAGCGGAAATCAATGGATTGCCACGCTTCCCATCGGCTATGCTGACGGTTACAGCCGCCAGCTTTCCAATCGGGGGGCGGCTTTGGTCCGGGGACGGAGGGTGCCTGTGATCGGGAGGGTTTGCATGGACCAGACGATGCTGGATGTGACATCGGCCATGCCGGTGAAGGTGGGGGATGAAGTGGTTCTCTATGGAAAACAGGGAAACGAAGAGATCCATGTGGATGAGGTGGCTGATCTCCTCGGGACCATCTCCTATGAAATCACCTGCATGCTGGGGCATCGGGTCCCCAGGCTCTATCTCCGATCGGGCCGGGTGACGGAAGTGAACAACCCCCTGGGACAGGCCCCTGCCTCCACCGGGGGGGGAAGAATGCCCCGGGGGAAGGAATTTTGGGGTGAAGGGCGAATAAATTAATATTGTCCCCTAAACCGTCCTAAAGGTCCCGATCGACAGCGATCCGGGACGGAGGCGGAGTGAGCTCAAGTATATTTTTGCATCAGGTTTATCATAATGGTAGTATTGATTAGGTAAATCGCCAACGGTGATGATTTGTTGGGGGTGCGTACGTTGTCAGAGACAAAGAGAATCATGATCAGCTTACCTCAGCAATTGCTTCAGGAAGTGGATGGGATGGTGGAGAAGGAAAACTCCAACCGGAGTGAATTTGTTCGCCAAGCCATGAAGCTGTATCTTTATGAACGAAAAAAACGACTGATCCGCGAAATGATGCAACAAGGTTACATGGAGATGGCCAAGATCAATCTGAATATCGCGTCGGAATCCTTTGAGGCGGAAGAAGAGGCGGACGGTACGACGATTCGTCTGGTTAGTGGGGTGTAATTCTTTTGATTGTCAAACGTGGCGATGTCTATTTTGCCGATCTCTCTCCAGTGGTCGGATCTGAACAAGGTGGGGTTCGGCCTGTTCTGGTGATACAAAACAACATTGGGAACCGGTTCAGCCCCACTGTGATCGTCGCCGCGATTACTGCCCAAATCCAGAAGGCGAAACTCCCCACCCATGTGGAAATCGACGCCAGGAATTACGGGTTTGACCGGGATTCGGTGATTCTGTTGGAACAGATCAGAACCATAGATAAACAACGGCTTACGGATAAAATCACCCATCTGGATGAAGAGATGATGATGCGGGTGAATGAGGCACTCAATATCAGTCTGGGTTTGATCGATTTTTGACCCGACAGCAGGGGTGACCGGGAGGTGCGATCAGCGGCATCTCCTTTTTTTGTGTCCGCAGTTGTATAATGAAGGGGTGGACGTTTCGGAAGAGAGAGGGGGATCCGATGATGTTGCCACGGTTCTTTTTCGCCTCCCGTTTCCCACCTCTCACCTCCCAAATGCGGTTTCATATGGAGGAAAACTACCATGAACGATGAAATAATGGAGCGATATCAGCAGCTGCTCATCTCCTATTTATCGGACCGTAAGGAAGACCAGTTGTATGAGGCCCAACAGATGAGCAAGTGGATGATAGAGCAGAAAATCCCGCCGGAGGAAATGGTCAGTATGCACGCGGAGGCAGTCAAAGGACATCTACCGGAAGATGTCCAGCACTCATTCGACTTGTTGATTGAAATGATGATCGGATACGGAACCGCCCTCCGGGAGCATGAAAGTCTTCTCAACCGGCAGCGGGAGCTGGAGTATGAGATCGAAGTCGCCGTCGGGATGCAACAGACTCTCCTCCCTGATGCACCGCCGGACACTCCGGATCTGGATATTGGCGTGGTCAGTGTCCCGGCGCAACGGATGAGCGGGGATTACTACAACTTTGTCAACCATGGCGGAGGATGTATCGGAGTGGCTCTCTCGGATATTATCGGAAAGGGAATCCCCGCCGCCCTTTGTATGTCCATGATCAAATACGCCATGGACCAGATGGACAACTCCTCCGGCCCCTCGGAGATCCTGCGTCGTCTGAACATCGTGGTGGAGAGAAATGTGGACCCCAGTATGTTCATCACGATGGTCTATGGAGTCTACGATACCCATCGCCATCATTTTCAGTATGCCGCCGCCGGACATGAACCGGGGCTTTTGTACAGAGACCGGGAGGGTGACTTTGAAGATCTGAATACCGGCGGGTTGGTGCTGGGCGTCGCCGAGGGGATCGCCTATGAGGAATTCGGGCTGGACCTGGCTCCGGGGGACACCGTGATCCTTTTTTCCGACGGAGTGACGGAGGCCCGGATCGATGGACACTTTCTGGGTCGGGAACCCCTCAAGAAATTGATCCGATCCAATCTGCACCTGCCTGCGCAAGAGGCGGTGGAGGCCATTCAGCAGGATCTGTATGAAAGGGTCAATTACAGGCTGAAAGATGATCAGACGATCCTGTTGTTGCGCAGACCGAAGGTTGTTGATTAACCAGAAAGTGGGCGGTGGAGGGAGTCGTGTACTGCCAAAGCGACCTTTGCACCACAGGCACTACAGTCCAAATGGGCTGAAGCCCTGGGATGAAGGTTGCCATCCTACCCAGCGGAGAATTTGGAGGGAGGGGCGTTTAGGGGCAACATGCTTCCTTGCGACACTTCCGAAAGGCTTTGCCCCTGCCCCGACGGTCAG is part of the Kroppenstedtia eburnea genome and harbors:
- a CDS encoding bifunctional ADP-dependent NAD(P)H-hydrate dehydratase/NAD(P)H-hydrate epimerase → MYLCTAQEMRDLDRYTIDRMGLPGMVLMENAGREAARALLERFPEAKKAVVLAGSGNNGGDGFVIARHLAAAGWEVSVHYFGQVEKMSPETRTFYGVCRQMGIPVAGGNGSEELIGNADVVVDALLGTGVRGELREPLRTLIRQVNRACRGFVLAVDVPSGVDTDTGAVLGEAIRADLTVTFAAAKWCHFLRPAAEYRGELKVVDIGIPPAVVEQNPPRARLNRPSLWEKHLSPRSPWSHKGSHGHLLVLGGSRGMLGAAALSGMASLRAGVGMTTLGVPRGQEGPLAAKVTEPLIWGWPDGPEGCFSGEFPMDWEERAPRFTAVAIGPGLGRFTREKPWLERLLREVPVPVVLDADGLNILSGNLSILKQRQGATVLTPHPGEMARLLGVSVGEVESSRHRAAVDLARRYGVTTVLKGTFTVIAFPDGRQVIHPESSPALAKAGSGDVLTGILGGMLARGIPVESAVPLGVHLHSSAGRSAAVDSAHSVLASDVIHHLGSAIHQIR
- a CDS encoding type II toxin-antitoxin system PemK/MazF family toxin codes for the protein MIVKRGDVYFADLSPVVGSEQGGVRPVLVIQNNIGNRFSPTVIVAAITAQIQKAKLPTHVEIDARNYGFDRDSVILLEQIRTIDKQRLTDKITHLDEEMMMRVNEALNISLGLIDF
- a CDS encoding PP2C family protein-serine/threonine phosphatase yields the protein MNDEIMERYQQLLISYLSDRKEDQLYEAQQMSKWMIEQKIPPEEMVSMHAEAVKGHLPEDVQHSFDLLIEMMIGYGTALREHESLLNRQRELEYEIEVAVGMQQTLLPDAPPDTPDLDIGVVSVPAQRMSGDYYNFVNHGGGCIGVALSDIIGKGIPAALCMSMIKYAMDQMDNSSGPSEILRRLNIVVERNVDPSMFITMVYGVYDTHRHHFQYAAAGHEPGLLYRDREGDFEDLNTGGLVLGVAEGIAYEEFGLDLAPGDTVILFSDGVTEARIDGHFLGREPLKKLIRSNLHLPAQEAVEAIQQDLYERVNYRLKDDQTILLLRRPKVVD
- the alr gene encoding alanine racemase, producing the protein MEKSNRYFRDTVALIDLDAITHNVSQFRRRLPAGCRLMAAVKANAYGHGSVPVSRAALAAGATDLAVAFLDEALELRAGGITAPILVLGHIPDRGIEPALKAGITLTVFDEAGVEKIAEVAARTGRRARLHIKVDTGMGRIGLWEDAAVPFAERWARDPRVTVEGLFTHFATADEMDKSYAVEQHGRFLRVLQQLQDRGIRIPVVHCANSAAAIDLPEWSHGMIRLGISMYGYYPSAQVSRVRVRLRPALTLKTRIVHLKRPPAGTGISYGKTAMVSGNQWIATLPIGYADGYSRQLSNRGAALVRGRRVPVIGRVCMDQTMLDVTSAMPVKVGDEVVLYGKQGNEEIHVDEVADLLGTISYEITCMLGHRVPRLYLRSGRVTEVNNPLGQAPASTGGGRMPRGKEFWGEGRIN
- a CDS encoding LolA family protein, with the translated sequence MRRTAWVVAVVMVVAVALTGCGEKSPDQIVKDLSKLTDKMKGYKSHGKMVIHSGTAPQEYDVEVWYKKPHFYRVSLKNTKKDVTQILLRNDEGVFVLTPHLEKSFRFQSDWPENGGGQVYLYQSLLKSIVDDSSRKITSSEKEYHFDVQANYSQNKSMNRQRIRMDRDYIPQKVEVLNEEDQVLVEVTFDKFDEDPSFDKNAFDMERNMTGYAGRTVPTLAKKQKKGKEKEVNAVAPAWIPEGSRLADETTVETPEGKRVIMRYKGQKPFTLTQKRPEAVEASLQAYGKPLDLGYTMGVFLDMDGKRHLSWTYDGVDFELLGELPESQMAQIARSVFEQKDK
- a CDS encoding CopG family ribbon-helix-helix protein; translation: MISLPQQLLQEVDGMVEKENSNRSEFVRQAMKLYLYERKKRLIREMMQQGYMEMAKINLNIASESFEAEEEADGTTIRLVSGV
- the acpS gene encoding holo-ACP synthase, which codes for MILGIGTDLAEISRIRRVGLRRLAGRILSKEEMAWMPESDRRREEWLAGRFAAKEAVAKATGTGIGGRLSFRDIEIFNDDRGKPYVRIASEVLMGLGWGRDVTIHLSITHSGDHALAFVVVEGG
- a CDS encoding ABC transporter permease, whose product is MKAYWRLTWAQLLLFIRNKNTIIWSLILPVLMILALGTFLGKGTDQFQLTLAVADEDDTTASRALVKSLAETGPGFATVNTTRAEGMSRVKQGDAQALVVLKRGLGERLRSAEGGDRGAGDSSALVSLYLDRSNPTVSQVGSTVIGEAVDRLNKEAVNYRPPVGMEVVNIQTRPLGYIDFLVPGILSLMIMSNNLNGVAATIASWRERGILRRMQGTPLKSSTFIAAQITARVLLNGLQAVLLILVAYFVYGVHVYGSWVLLLMFLLLGTLTFMSMGFIIASLTRTPESAGPIAGMISFPMIFVGGIFFPVRDLPGILQPVVKAIPIGYLTDALRAVMNEGATLAQTATPATVLTAWLVVSFTVASLTFRWDVK